Within the Osmerus mordax isolate fOsmMor3 chromosome 21, fOsmMor3.pri, whole genome shotgun sequence genome, the region AACATCAAGTAGGTAACTACACCAATGTTTTGGGAACAACCATTCTCCTTAGAGAGGTCCACACGGAAAATAAATCCAATATTTCTCGAAATCCAGTCATAAAACTTGAACACTAAAAGAAAAGAACCCCCATCAGCTCTTTTTTAATTGTCTTTCATAAAGGAGATTACTTTATTATTAACCGgtgcttcctgtctccctcccccaaatctttttactctctctctcatcccctcttccgtagagaaagagaagaccAAGAAGCACAGACAGCGGGAGGAAGAGCTGATCCTGAAGATCCACAAGCTGGTGCAGAAGAGGGACTTCCTGGTTGACGATGCCGAGGTGGAGAGATTaaggtacacagacacacacgtctcagacacacagacaagcacacacacagacagcattgCTGGTGTCTGAAGCCAATGAAACGCAAACCAAAGACCTTTTGCGGAATCTGGAATAACTAAAGtcctggggggagggatggggaatcCCCTCCCACCCACTCAACAGAGCTGAAACATCAATaccgctctcctccctcacagatgcactcagacacactcatGCCCACACGGAGGGGTCGAAAAATCCATGGGAGCCGTCCACCTGACACgtcacacgacacacacaaacctttgtTTCACCCTatagggagcaggaggaggacaaaGAGATGGCCGAGTTCCTCAGACAGAAGCTGACGTCACTGGAGAAACTGGCCCGAGTCACACAGAGTAAGTGGCCCACAATCCGTCCCGACAGTCTTGTCCGTCCAGCGTTTATTGTCGAAAAACAGAATCGAAGAATACACTGTGGTGGGCTAGCTTTCTAGCGGAACAGGTTGCAATAAAGCGCGGAAGAGTCTGGTCCAAGTTCAGATGCAAAGGTAGTTTATTGATCAAGACAGGGGATACATTCGGTCAGGCCTCCTcaagcaccagagagagagcctaATTCAATACATGAATACAGCAGTCATTTATACAGTTGATAGGCAGTCCCATAATTCGTACCTTCAACGGATTCGTAATCTTCAAATGAagatttgtctttgtatgctaAATGTCTCTTTATTCAAATATGTAATGTTCTCGTTATGACCTCTGATGCACGATCATTTATCTTACATGATCGTGCAATCAATAGTGCTATTTAGTTTAGTGGCCTATAGTTTAAGATAAACTCGTTCAGTTGGTAGTTTTCCATCTAGTTCCCTAGATATGCCAAGAATGGGGTGTTCTATCCAGCACCTACAGTACTGAGACAGACAGCGTCTAGACTATTTCCAAGACCTTCATAAAAGATCATTATCTCATTCAAATATCATGACTGAGGTTGCCTCGAGTAATTCTGAATGAACCTCCTCTCTCCAAGACACCACGAACAGGTAAAGCAGCAATGCGTTAacattgtctctctcccccttcccagaTCCCCCAAAGTCTAAGAAGCATGTCCCCACGCCACCCACTAACAAGCCCTCCATCGCCAAATCGAGTGTGGCCATCATCAAGGACTGCTGTGGAGCCACCCAGTGTTGCATCATGTAGCAGTCTGATGACGACCCCCCCTGACACTCCCAAACAGAACAGTCTGACCTAATCGGACCTAATCCGtttatgacatcacttcctatgTACCTAGAGAACCCTGGTTGGTTGGTGGTGTGGAAATGGCGAGTTGTACAGGCATGTGTGCCCTACGTATCtgaaatgtgtatatatatggaAGCTAATCCAGATGAAATATTTGGTGTCATATAATCCCCTGAACAATGACAAAGGAAGACAGTTTGACGGTAATAAATGTACCAGTGCATTTAATAGgtttatttgttcattataatgtAGGGTTGGATATCTTCAAGACCAAGATGGTGTAAGGTGCTCTATAACGTAGTCTTTAAATAGTATCTTCTTGCATTGCAATTATAAGCACAAGGTCCCTAAAGAACTACGAACTCCAGGGTTCTCTTGTCCATCAGGAAGTGAGGTAATCTCTTTTGGTTATTTGCTGTTGTTTCAATAACGGGTATTCATGCTTCCATTTCAACCCTTTAACAGGAAACGTAGAACACCTCTTTAAAAGCTATTTATCAACTCTGGTCATGGAATACCCTCCGAGTCACACACGTGTATTCAAGTCTACCCATACACACAAGTGTTTCGTAGTGTTTTTTGGTTAGTCCAATTAGGGGTTTCTCAGTGCTTTGTGGTTAATTGTTTAATTGATTGAGGAAGCCAATTGGTCAGTAGTTATTTGGTTATTCATTTGAGGCATTCTAATTGGTCAGTCCACTCAGTATGTTAGTGCTGGTCTTGAACACAAGTGTGTCGTCGTGTGTGCTCCTAAAGACAACGTTGAGAAATGTTAATGACTATGCTTTGTTCTCTGCTGCAGTGCGTTTTGATCTCCAAGATTCTGTGTTTTACTTCCAGCTTTTTCTTGACAAGTACAAACATGCTTTCACAAGCTGCAACACACAAGATGTCATTGTTCAGTTTTCTATGATGTAAATATTATATCAGCAAGTGGTATCTACTAAACTGTAAAAGTCAACAAGTGATCAATTTTCCCTTCCCTCAGATATCAGTAGTTCTAGTTGCCATGCTATTGCAATGGTATATTCATGGTTACCCTGGAAAACTCAAGGGACCAACTAATCCTGCATCCTTTGATTCAGTCTTGCGATTTTACACTAAACATGAGGATGTGAATGCAATTCTTGTATATGCGTAAAACTCTGGAAAATAACATTGTATGTCTTATTCAAAAAGTATTTAAGGTATTACTGTCATGTTGAACAATGTGACCCCTCTTCAGATTCTAACTGCTATTCTCAGAATCCCTTCCGGTGGTTTTGTTCTATAGTAATAGTTGAGGTCCGACAATGAACAATATTCTGCAGACAATAAGATGAAACTACCTGTATATATATGTAATGTTTAAATAAAAGCATCTTTCAGGAATAGTCTCATTCATTGTCATCATTGGGACACACCAACTGAATAATTAAGGGTTCTCTCTAAGGAATCATATTGCAATCATCAGTATTTGTGTTTTTCCTTGAAGCCGGTAAATAAATTGATGTACCTGCTGACTTTCTACAATAAACTAACCATAAGGCCACAGCTGTCTGCACACCGCCCAATCCAAAATGGATGCCTTCCCACCCAGTCACCTAGAAAGCTGAAACTGTACAGGACATCTCATTACTCATTAGAAACACAATGTGTTTCGTGTACACCGACTGGGTAAAACCTGCCAAACCCATGTTGCCATCTTAAAATGAGACCAAACTAGAGGCGTGTGAAACCATCCGACCTGCAAGTAGTCCCTCCATTCCAGCATTACAATATGTCTTCACCATGGGTGTACCGTTCTTGCGGTTTAAATGACCCATTTAATACAATCCTTGATTCAGTCTTCCCTGGGATACTGATgaggaaagtgtttgtccgtctcttcataaacagagtgactaagttcagttgagttctggattttaatacgtatttatcaatctgcagattgggagagaaaaccagtcttctgaccataaatgacaacacaacaccaagcttaggtctcaaccaggtctctctcggctccgaaagccggaggaccatcttttatagggcacaggaatgtaaacatagatagtgacagtcaggcagtaatgacgttacaacagtctcagaggaagagcttcacagctcccaacacatgaccactcagactagagagatcatagttggcgctctccttgtagtcatgacaaaggacgtttacccagtactttctcctgatcacgaacatctattaaccctgacacagacacaatctactgttattaatagcaagcttacatgataaacgtactaactagtatccaatgactagttctattgattattgattaatgtaagcacacaggaaatcccaatttcttccacaatacCACGGCTTGATTCCCTGGTAGAGATGTTTTAACAGGCTTTTATGGAACAGTACATTTTGTATTCAGTACAATCTATGTATAAGCTAGACACAAATTAAGAGGATCCTGGCCCATAACCACAAGTATTCGTATGAGAAATAACAGTACATAAGTAATGAAAAAGAGGCAGGTGTAATGCTTATGAGATTTATTAACCGATATCATTTGGTCCCTTCAACATGAAACTGTTACAATAACTTGTATCATGGCAGAATAACTTGTGTATCATGGCAGTAAAACAGGGGTGACAAGGTCAAAAAAGAGGGACAAACACAGATCTGATACACTTTGAAAATAACATTATCACAGAGGATAAGATTAACAAAAGGACTGGGAAAGAGATTCTGTCCGATAAGAACAGTGCAGTGCTTAAAACAGTGCAATGGAAAACTGACATGACAACAGTGAAATGCATTTCACTTCATTCGTCCAAAGCACAACCCAACATTGATAACTGGTCCAAATAATTTTTGCGTCACGTAACAAAACAGACCACACAGCTCTTCACGTGAACTGAAACTATGCAAAGGTGCATAACGTACTCCTCTAAACACACAGCCTTATTAGATTTTTACCGATTGAAGAAAACTAAACAGGAGAAATTGAGCTTTGAGCCTTTCAAGTTAGTCGTCACTGTTGCACTTAGGAGTCAGTTTCAGTGTAGACAACGTCATGATCATGAGGCCAAGTCAAAAGTAGGTTTAGGTGCCATATCTTTTTTGTTCCTTAAAGGCCAGTACGATATTTTCCTACATTCTAAGCTCCTCATCCCTTGATTAAAGAGAAAACAATGTTTCTGGGCAGTCGTTAAAACAATTGTGGGAGCCGATTAAAACGGCAAGGGCAACTTGCCCCAATGCATACATGCTGAAACACCAAACACAAAGCAAGGCAGGACGTTTGGAGGCATGGGAGTCAGTAAGAACTAAACAAGATGCCAATTCTAATTTACAGTCCACTACGGGGAATACATTGGCACACATTTTGGCAAGGCGGCGCATGTCAATGTGGGTGCTCTCGCACAATTTCATGATCCGTTTGGACAGATTCTGCAATACATACCGAGAGTATCCATCTGACAGAGACAATCTCTCCCTTCATTACTTCCAAGTAATGTTTTATGCTTTGCTTGTAGGGAACTCATTAAATATTTTGGGGACTTATTGATTTTCAATGGGGGATGCTATAACCAGCACATCCTAGGAGACTCACAGAATACGCTTGAAACCTTTTTTTATGAAGAGAAAGTTCTAGACAATCACAAGTTAAACTTTGAAGAGTTCAAGGGCGAGGGAGACTGTGGTACAAGGAGAGGATTCGGCAGAAGCAGCAATATTTAGAACGCCATGGCAGATACAAGCCATTGTAAAAGCCAGGCGGAGTCGCGAGACAAGGTGGGGGGTCTCTGTCCATCAGATTCCGATCAGAGGCTTCCTGaagctccctccacccccccccaagctATTCCGACACCAAGCCGACCCTTGGCCAACCACAGTTCCTGCCCCCTACTCCCCTTCACTCcacccaaaaaaaaataaaaaaaataatgaaaatCCCCGCAATCCTTcctcagtaaaaaaataaataaattcaaaCGAGGAAGCGTGCCACATACCGGTCCTCTACACAGTTGAGGAAGTGCAGACATGATGGTACCGGCGACTAACCCAGGGGAACCAAAGCAACAAGGTTTAATGTCAACAACCTTAAGCGTTTCCATGGAAACGTGGAGGGCGTTGTACAAAATCCCCTCAAGAGTCCTTACTAAACAGAGGACAAGCCACCACCGACAGTAACGGCAGCTTTGAAGTACAAGACAAAGACTCGACACGGGTCGCCAAACATGGGCCAACCCTTCCGTCCGATTTGCCTCGAAGGGTTTACACCATGCATAAACTGACTTATGCACATCCTGCGTATTTCACACCATCCACTCGTGTAAACCGCATTCGGACAAAACGGCATGAAAAGAAACGAAGGAGTTACGCTCCGTCTGGTGACAAGCGAACGTCCCCAGATCGCCATCGGCGACGCTTCAGCCAACACCTGGGTTGGCTGTTCGCAAAGGGCCCCCGTGTATCCACTTGGCAAGGCACTTGGAAAAACAGACCCTTCAGGAGATCCGAAGAGACCTCAAAAACCTGTAGTAGCTCGGTCCAACTCAGGAAATCTAATTCCTCTCTGTCGCCATCCTACGTGTTTGGCTGTGCTGGTTGTAACATTCCCACCCACAACACTGAAGTGGGTTCAGGTGAAATCTGAGATTAAACGCTGCCTCAGGAGAATGATAAAACGGCGAGTCTGCTCACTGCTGCCCTTTGACTTGCTCTTGACGAATGACTTAAACATTcaggaaaccccccccccccccccccaagaatgGGCGTCTTCGCGAGCGGTCACGAAGGAGACTACGAAAGAATCGCTAGAACtctaaaatgtaaacaaaacctTTTTCGAAACACTTTCTGATGGAAATACTAAATGCCCAAGGAAACACTGAAAAGATGAAATGGGCATGGGTTTTCAAAATGGTAATACTGGAAAAAAGCTCCACGGTTGCCCTCAAAAGGCAAAAAAGCTCTACATTTGGAGCAAAGTTTGCTTCTGGCTGTGTGGTTCATCGTCCCTATGAAGAACGCTCCAGGGGACccaaaaaaataaatcaagCGTTGAAAAGAGTCATTTTCATACAAGTCATTTTCgtaatttctgtcagacatggcAAAGGTCCAGAGCAAGGGTCTAGGGAAACAAACTGCTTTGATAAGCAGTCGTGCTCGTGTTGTGGGATATTACAGGCCTACATTAAAGCAACTACAATTATTTGATAGGAAGTGAAAGGCTTTGTTGTTAAAAAAAGCACCCCTTATACACTTTGTAAAATTTGTGTGCCAACAGTGCCAACTaacttttttttgtcattttttgcATAGGACAGACTTTCATTTCAGACTTTCAGATTTCATTGCTGCACGGTTTCAATGTCAATACATTATACATTATCTACCTCATATCTTTTTCTTGCCCTACCTCTGAAACACATTCCCCCaccttccctctttcccctttAGAACATTTACTGGCCTAACAGAAGCTTTGAAAAGTAGGATCTGCAGCCCAAAAATCTGCATCAGGGACATTAATGGCTTTTGTGGACACCGACTTTCAAATGATACATGGGCAACAGAAGAGGCAGTAGGTGGATACCTACGGTATTGTGCTGCCTCGTCAGAAAAAGGGCATATAGGAAAAAagaccaaacaaaacaaaacccaAAATATTACTCTGGGCCGTTTTCAACTCTTCTTTATAGAGTTGTGcatgtcagctgtgtgtgtgtgtgtgtgtgtgtgtgtgtgtgtgtaagctggtGTTTGTGAGGTCAAGGGGCAACGCTGAAGGAGAAGTTGGCGGCCAGCCTCACTTTGTTGCGCGGAGCCCTCTTGCTAGGGCTGTCCACGGAGGTCTGGATGTGCGCCAGGGCATGGGGGGGCTTGGGTGCTGCTGCATCCTCGGGCTGGCCGCTCACAGCAGGGGGGGGTTCCGGTTGGGGGAGCTGGTCGCAGACTCTGGAGGGGGGATCCACCTCATCAGCACTTCCCTCAGGCCTATCGTCCTCTGGGCGTCCACCAATCAAAACACAGAACGAGATTTAGACGAGGCGGTTGAGGCGAGAAATATGAATAACTGTACGACCGTCGACAGCTTTTTGATTTCCATGAGTCAGCCTCaattcaaaacgaaaatccaaCACACAGTTGACAGCAGAAGacgaaacagacagacagaggttctGCTGATGTCCCAAGGTCAGAGACAAGTGCGCTACAGAGGGAGCTAACCTGAGATGCACCGTGTGCCAGTAGACTTTACCGCGTGGGGCCTAGGTTCGATTACAGCCCGCGCCATTTCCTGCATTCCCTCCCctacatttcccccccccctcgctctctagACAGTCGAccataaaaaaaacgaaatgCCCCCCAGAAAAAAAGGGGGTCTAACCCGAAGgtggaggggtaggaggaggaggtgtccgCTCCCCGAAGTGGATGAGGTCGGCCTGCCGGAGGAGGACGGGGTCGGGGCGGAGCTGGGGCGAGGGCAGGCAGGACGGCACGGGGCCACACAGCAGGTCGACCGGCGAGGCCAGACACAGGAGCTCCGCCTCCCCCGCCATGCCAGctgagacgaggaggagaggtgggagggtcaacatttatgtaattatttattttttttttacaaatgagagaatgaaagaattGATGACGAGAGAAGAAATGAAGTTGGCCAAGAGTAGGGAAGACAAATGCTTATGTTGCTTGTATTACACCAAATTCGGCATCAAAACACTTTTAGAATAGtccattttatttatataattgTAACTATTTCAGGGAAGAATAAAAAACTAACCTAGATATACAACCATTCTAACCAACGGTTGTACAGCTAATGAGCTGCCTTCAGATCATCCGCAGGAAGCCCATCAAAACGAAGTAGGAGGAGGCTTGTTTACCTGGGCTGGGAGTGCCAGACTGGTGGTTGCTACAGGGGCTgtatccctcctcttcctcctcctgctggggGCTGGCGGAGGCTGTAGAGCTCACCCTCGCTGGGGAGGACAGATCAGGTCAGTTACAGTTACGTTACCTGTGCTAGTGGTGAGATGCCACTCCTAGCGTCGTTGATTCCATTTGTGGTGTCAATAAGTCACTAGATTATTATTTAAGTcacttgatttcttttttttggggcgTCTCCTTCCTTTACCTTTCATATCGTTCTTCAGAACGATAATCCTCTTGTGTCCATGTCCTTTGATCCAGACCACCTGTCATGAAAATCAAACTTATTAGCAtagcgggagtcaggtggctgagcagttagggaagggggcttgtaatcagaaggttgccagttcgattcccggccgtgccagatgacgctgtgtccttgggcaaggcacttcaccctacttgcctcgggggaatgttcctgtacttaatgcaagtcgctctggataagagcatctgctaaatgactaaatgtaaatagttaTTTGAACTCATTTAACACGCAATGTCACAAAGTCCCACAAAGTCGCCCACAGACCAGCACCAAAAGTACTTGTCAACACTACATTAACTTACTTCACTATAAAATTGATAGGCAAATATATGTAGGGTGAAAAGGGTGAATACATTTCATTTTCTTCTGTTTCATGTTTTTGGAGAAAGAAGTTGCTTCTTATTGAACAGTGCCGTGTAGGGATGGTGCACAGCAGAGTAGCAGAATTTCATCATGCTGTGGACTCCCAACTGCATCTTTGGGATGGACCCATGTTGCGCATGGGGAAGTCTTAGAGTCCCTGGACACAATCTGGAGCCTATCCTCATCCTCCTTACACCTTGCCTCATCTCAACATAGCAACTGCTAGTCCAGACCCGTGAATGCTTCAGAAAATCAAAATAACCAAAATGACTAAACGGTTTTCATAGATGGCATTCGAGGCCTCCtttcctgggggaggggggtttatCCATGCCGTTCCTACCTGAGGTATGGCTCCAAGCAGCTCGTCGATGGTGGAGTAACCGTAGGCGCGGGGCTGCAGGTTGCGGCCCGTGAACTTGCCGTAGGCACCGGGGAACTCTGTCAGGAAGATCTGGTGGTAGTGGTAGGTGTGGAGCATGGCTCGCACGCCACGCGCAAACTGGTACAGCCTGGTCAGGCGCACCCTCTCGCCGCCTCGACGCCCTCCAGCGTccccctcgtcttcctcctcgtGGAACAGCTACCCagggtgacgggggggggggggggggggacgacattAAACCAATGATGAACAGACTTCATGAAGTTTTAAACTGGACCGAACCTGCCATCCGTAAAGGTTACATGAGTAGTGCGACACTGACAATAGatataccccctccccccacgccaaatatgcacatacagtactgtgcaaaagtcttagtcGGCAAAGATTTCACATGAATATTTTGGAACACAAAAAAGACATTGTGTCTCCTGTACGGGCGGCAGTGTGAAAGTGCAACGTTGAGATTTCCGTTCAGCCCTTTCGTTCCATCATTTCCTTAAAAGCATTCGCTGGAGCATTTCTGCTTCACTTGctagacttttgcacagtaccgTACCCACTTAGTCCCTGTGAGGCACTGTTATGcctagcgcccccccccccccccctcacctccaccaggtAGGGCAGACTCTTCAGCAGCTCGCTGAGGGACAGGAAGCCGTACTCGCACGGGTTGAGGGCGGTGGCGTGGGCGCGCAGGTACAGGTCGCTCAGCTCGTCCACCGACGCGGACGCGCACTCCCCCTCGCCCAGCGCCATGAGCAGGGCCAGCAGCTGGCAGGTGAGCGAGCGCAGAGACTTCCTGTTGATGAGCTGCACCTCGCGGCCGCCCGCGCCATCCACCACCTGACGGGAAGGAGGACGGAGGTCAGCGTGTTTCGAAACTAATGGGGGAGTCTGGGACAAAGTTGACTACCCCTTGTAAACTAATGTATGCATTCTAACATTTTCTAAAAACATagtatgcatgtacacacacacgtatataataTGGTGAAGATATCACAATAAAAACACGTTTTTAAAATGGTCTCAGATTCGGTTCCAGCAGGTATCAAGGCCACAAGGGGGCGCTAAAACGCGATTCATCAGGAGAACGACAAAGACTAACGACTTCGGAGCGCTTCACAGTTGCACCTGACCATCCAGTAGCTTCCCTGCTAGCGTCCCTGCGACGCAACCAACACGCGGACATTCCAAACCGTCAAATTGCCTCGTACCTTGACCACGTGGCCCAGCTTGGCGAGCAGCGTGGGCAGCGAGCCCACGTCGTA harbors:
- the LOC136965710 gene encoding bMERB domain-containing protein 1-like isoform X2 codes for the protein MELKKSFSDSERSLKGYGAVSATEWTTDKGHSDVCMAESSMDPDEIEVEMARIQRLREVLVRRESELRFMMDDIQLCKDIMSLKQELRKIVTVPEKEKTKKHRQREEELILKIHKLVQKRDFLVDDAEVERLREQEEDKEMAEFLRQKLTSLEKLARVTQNPPKSKKHVPTPPTNKPSIAKSSVAIIKDCCGATQCCIM